TCCGAGAGCGTCCGGAGACTCATCTGAGAACAACTGGGCTCGCGCGTTCCACCCAGTGGCGTAGGACACTCCGCCATCAGTGATTGCTTGGTACGAGCTTGGTGAGGGCGCCCAGGAGCTCACCTTTGGAGCGAGTTTGCTCAGTTCCTTGACGGCATCTTTTGAATCAGTTTTGTAATCCTTATTCTGCATTTCGGAGACGATTCTTTGGAGCGAGATGCCTTGAATGTCCGGAGCCGCATCGAGCGCGACCGATTGGTCGGGTGCTTCCCAGAGGGCCTTCCAGCTGGTCGGATCCTTGTCTACCTTCTCCTTGTTATAAAGCATTACGTAGCTGTCGAACGTAGCAGCATAACCACCCTTGGTTACGCCTTGATCGACTACGTTATCCACGTTGGGAACCTTTTCTGGCGTGAGTTCGTCGAACAGCCCTTCCTTTACACCAGTCTCGGCCACCGAGGTATCCATGATGACGACATCAGTTCGTGGACTATCCTTCTCGCTGCGTAGAGTTCCGAGCATTTTGGCAGCGTTGTCACCGGGAACATACTCGACAGTGATGTCCGGATACTTTTTCTCGAAGGGTTCGATGACGGCCTTCTGATAGTTGTCCTGCACGACGGCTGAATAGCCGAGTAAGGTGACGGTTCCTGAAGTCTTGGAGTCTTCCTGCTGCGCAGGACCACCACATGCAGTGAGAGCAAACAGGGAAATACACCCGGCAACTGCGATTGCCAGTTTGGGTAGCCGTGACATCTTCGTATGGGCCATTTTGATCTCCTTCGATCAACTAGACAGCCAAAATGCTTTGGCGTCATGTCCAAGAATTTCTTGGCTTGAGTGGTTACTTCGCGATCAAACCTACGATCTGCAACCACCGAGCGCATAGGCAATTACTTGCTCGAACCGCCTAAGAGTTGAACATCCTAACGACCTGAGCTCAATCACGATCGATGCTTGCAGTCTGTCTCAAGGTGTGTATAACGTGTACATACGTCGTGTATACATAGAACTACGAACGCTTCGAGATTGCAATACCTCCGAAGAAGTTTCGTCTCAAGGATCACTCAACGACTCCAATCCGAAAGGACACTGATGTTCACGGAAAATGTAATGCCTCATCAGATCACCGAAGCGCAGCGCGAAGCTCTATTGACTGT
Above is a window of Brevibacterium siliguriense DNA encoding:
- a CDS encoding extracellular solute-binding protein; the encoded protein is MAHTKMSRLPKLAIAVAGCISLFALTACGGPAQQEDSKTSGTVTLLGYSAVVQDNYQKAVIEPFEKKYPDITVEYVPGDNAAKMLGTLRSEKDSPRTDVVIMDTSVAETGVKEGLFDELTPEKVPNVDNVVDQGVTKGGYAATFDSYVMLYNKEKVDKDPTSWKALWEAPDQSVALDAAPDIQGISLQRIVSEMQNKDYKTDSKDAVKELSKLAPKVSSWAPSPSSYQAITDGGVSYATGWNARAQLFSDESPDALGVATPDEGTVFQINTVNMTKNSKHKEATQTFIDYALSTDAQKAFSEQMYYAPTVKDVKLNDDASKRVVQPGSDALLEMDWSWIAEHRDAWTEDWKREVIQ